A genomic region of Sulfobacillus acidophilus DSM 10332 contains the following coding sequences:
- a CDS encoding urea carboxylase-associated protein 2 (PFAM: Domain of unknown function (DUF1989)~TIGRFAM: urea carboxylase-associated protein 2~COGs: COG3665 conserved hypothetical protein~InterPro IPR017792:IPR018959~KEGG: pjd:Pjdr2_2803 UreA carboxylase-associated protein 2~PFAM: Domain of unknown function DUF1989~SPTR: Urea carboxylase-associated protein 2;~TIGRFAM: Urea carboxylase-associated protein 2) → MDPLWRYTLRPGGKWSGIIRRGMQMRFTAMGPGANLSVLLYHARNRQERYNMPDTLKAQHTVFLTRGNVLMSDNGRVLASIIDDRVGWHDTISGYSDRRQIDEQYGLTTFQSHRNDWLRSGQENFAMELVRHGLSLRDLVPPVNLFAKVTVDETGQMIFHPHHALAGSEVWLRTEMDVLMVLSNTPNPLDRRTVYPSVPIALEVRPASPVTEEDFCVTYCPENRRAFENTWEYYRLQEFVGAKE, encoded by the coding sequence ATGGACCCATTATGGCGTTATACGCTGAGACCTGGCGGGAAATGGTCGGGAATTATTCGGCGCGGTATGCAGATGCGTTTCACCGCAATGGGGCCGGGCGCCAATCTCTCGGTACTGCTCTATCATGCGAGAAATCGCCAAGAGCGGTACAACATGCCGGATACGCTTAAGGCCCAGCATACGGTTTTTCTCACCCGAGGAAATGTCTTAATGAGTGATAACGGGCGAGTATTAGCCAGTATCATAGATGACCGGGTGGGGTGGCATGACACCATCAGCGGCTACAGCGACCGACGCCAGATCGACGAACAATATGGCCTGACGACTTTTCAATCCCATCGGAACGACTGGTTGCGCAGTGGTCAAGAAAACTTTGCCATGGAATTAGTGCGGCACGGTCTGAGCCTGAGGGATTTGGTCCCACCCGTCAATCTCTTTGCTAAAGTGACCGTTGATGAAACAGGGCAGATGATCTTTCATCCCCATCATGCCCTTGCGGGTTCCGAGGTGTGGCTGCGAACGGAAATGGATGTGTTGATGGTGCTGTCGAACACGCCGAATCCTCTCGATCGGCGGACCGTCTATCCTTCCGTGCCCATTGCCTTAGAAGTGAGACCGGCATCTCCCGTCACCGAAGAGGACTTTTGTGTGACGTACTGTCCGGAAAACCGACGGGCTTTTGAAAATACCTGGGAGTATTACCGGTTGCAGGAATTCGTGGGTGCAAAGGAGTGA
- a CDS encoding urea carboxylase-associated protein 1 (PFAM: Domain of unknown function (DUF1989)~TIGRFAM: urea carboxylase-associated protein 1~COGs: COG3665 conserved hypothetical protein~InterPro IPR017791:IPR018959~KEGG: cle:Clole_0430 UreA carboxylase-associated protein 1~PFAM: Domain of unknown function DUF1989~SPTR: Urea carboxylase-associated protein 1;~TIGRFAM: Urea carboxylase-associated protein 1) produces the protein MALVESPRDIRRAVYDQVLPSGEGWMYTLNAGQYFRIVDLEGNQAVDTLFYDANNPEDHYSAVKTMAGQQNIYLTTGSVLRSESGNPLLEIVADTCGRHDTLGGACSAQSNGVRYDRSLEWMHNCRDTFMLQLSRHETGLGKRDLAPNINFFMNVPVTPDGGLEFQDGISAPGRYVELKALRPVLVLISNCPQMNNPCNAYNPTPVRLVIWNPEEGADVS, from the coding sequence GTGGCATTGGTGGAGAGTCCTCGGGATATACGGCGGGCCGTCTATGATCAGGTTTTACCGTCTGGTGAGGGGTGGATGTATACCTTAAATGCCGGACAATACTTCAGAATTGTGGATTTGGAAGGTAATCAAGCGGTAGATACGTTATTTTATGATGCGAACAATCCGGAGGACCATTACAGTGCGGTGAAAACCATGGCTGGCCAACAAAATATTTATCTCACGACGGGGTCGGTACTGCGGAGTGAATCGGGCAACCCGTTATTGGAGATTGTGGCGGACACTTGCGGTCGGCACGATACATTGGGCGGGGCCTGCTCGGCTCAAAGTAATGGCGTGCGATATGATCGGTCACTGGAGTGGATGCACAATTGCCGGGATACCTTTATGTTGCAACTGTCTCGGCACGAGACGGGCCTAGGGAAGCGGGATTTAGCTCCCAACATCAATTTCTTTATGAATGTGCCGGTGACGCCAGACGGCGGATTGGAATTTCAAGACGGCATTTCTGCTCCCGGGCGCTATGTTGAGTTAAAGGCATTACGCCCTGTCCTTGTTCTCATCAGCAACTGCCCACAGATGAATAATCCTTGCAACGCGTATAATCCGACACCTGTTCGGTTGGTCATCTGGAATCCGGAGGAGGGAGCCGATGTTTCGTAA